A stretch of the Candidatus Marinimicrobia bacterium CG08_land_8_20_14_0_20_45_22 genome encodes the following:
- a CDS encoding nitroreductase: MIFQQSSVDLIKARSSRRSYSKRQLEPEVREKIEQFLAQSPKGFFGSELHFNLLEKTSEDEKVKLGTYGFIRGAQTFVVGATSAADPGFVDFGYLMERIVLFLTDLNLGTCWLGGTLDRGEFAKALNLPDSQIIPAVTPVGYTESDRSLREMIIRFGSGSKRRKGWNKLFFEGNPEGSGP, from the coding sequence ATGATTTTTCAACAGTCATCGGTCGATCTGATCAAAGCGCGAAGTTCACGGCGGAGCTATTCCAAACGACAGCTCGAACCTGAAGTTCGCGAGAAAATCGAGCAATTTCTTGCACAATCGCCGAAAGGTTTTTTCGGGAGCGAGCTGCATTTTAATCTATTAGAAAAAACATCCGAAGACGAGAAGGTCAAACTCGGCACGTATGGTTTTATCAGAGGCGCGCAAACTTTCGTTGTCGGCGCGACATCTGCGGCTGATCCGGGGTTCGTCGATTTCGGTTATCTGATGGAGCGAATAGTTCTCTTTCTGACCGACTTGAACCTCGGCACCTGTTGGTTGGGTGGAACGCTCGATCGTGGCGAGTTTGCGAAGGCGCTGAATTTGCCGGATTCGCAGATTATTCCCGCTGTGACACCGGTCGGTTATACCGAATCCGACCGCTCGTTGAGAGAAATGATTATTCGGTTTGGATCCGGCTCTAAAAGACGGAAAGGGTGGAACAAGTTGTTCTTCGAAGGCAATCCCGAAGGTTCGGGACC